Part of the Trichocoleus desertorum ATA4-8-CV12 genome, ATCCCAATGCTTCCCCCATCACCGTCGCCCGTCAGATGTTGAAGAAGTTGGAGTTACGCCTGGAGATGGCCGGTCAACCCGGACCAAGAGGCAAACAGACGCGAGTTTATCAAGTCGTGGGTCATGAGGATGGTCGAGAGGCAGTTTTTGGAGCTTGGCTAGCCCGAGATGCCGTCAGATTCGCCAAAATATATCCTTCTGATACGGTAAACAGTGACCGTAACAATAGAGGAGATTCGTTACCGTTTACTGTTTTAGATTCTCTGGCTGGCTAGTTTACACCAGATTGCCTAAGCGATGTACAGGGGATGGTGGCGGCAGCACAGGGCGATCCCGCTATCCTGGCGGAGGTCTTAAAGCTCGTACCTGAGCTGGTTCTGAAACATTTAAAGTTAGTGGCGTAAACTTCTACGATGCGTTCGGCTTCTCCCAAAAATGAGAGGGCTGGACTTTCAAGACTGGCCGTTCTGGGAAGTTGTCATCACTCACGATTTCTCCCCTTTGGTGGTGCTAGAACGACAGGCAATTCCCTCGCCCCAATTTGGCCTAATTCAGACTGCGATCCGAGGCTTCCCTATCCATGCAGTCGTGGCGCTCAGCGATCGCGTCTAGCTCTTCAGCTTCCTTTTGTGGGAAGTGAATTCTGAATTCTCTCTGCTTTCAATCAGCCATAAGGGTGCCTGGAAAAGGTTGGAAGCGTTTGGAGCTTGTTTGGAAAAGGGTTGGAAGCGTTTGGAAATTGATCCAAACGTCCGTTGGCAACAAAGTTGTCAGGAAGGCGTTAGGTATGGCACAAAAAACAAAGTGTCGCGGTCACGTTTTGGGTAGCTAGTGCCGAACCCGGTGCGGCAGCGGCACAGTGGTGGCAGATTGTGTTAGGGAGTGTCAAAAGGTGCTTTACATCCTTGATGAGTGCGATCGGACCTCTCAGAGAGTGACAAGTTGTGTCAGTGAGTGCTGCCTCGTGTCAATAGGTGCCCTGGTATGAGAACGTATGACTGCTCACCTCCTGCTATCGATGATATGCTTGCAATTTTTCGATTTCCTAACCTAGAGCTTTGATGCACTGACTGTAGGCGATCGCCGCTTCCTTTCATTTCCCTCGACTCAGGAGGGAAATTTGTCCTATTTGCTCCTAGCGGATAATGCTCCTGCTTTTCCACTAGGACAAAGAGTTGAGGATGTAGTGGGGTGGGGCAGGAGAAAGTCGGACTGGGGCTGAAATTTAGAGTGGCGATCGCTAGAGCAGAACCTCTCCAAGAAGGCTATTTGTAGGCAAACAGTATCTCTTCCCCAGACGGCACAGGCGCGGGCATATCAATCCCAAATCAGCCGATGAGATTCTCAGGGAGACGTGCGATCGCCTCGGGCTGGTAGGAGTCAGCACTCATAGCTTCAGACGAACTGCCTTGACCCAGATGAGTAGTGCCGGGATACCGCTGCGGGTAATTCAACAGATATCAGAGCATCGCAGTTTGCAGGCACTTCAGCGGTATTTGGAGGTTACAGAGATACAGATGGAGGGGGCGATCGCGGTGCTCAGCTTCTGAGTTTCTGGGGGCGATCACGACACTACATTTACTTCCCCCGAGGGAAGGCGACTGCTGTCCATTCAAGGATAGTAGACTATAATATCTGCTATGTGTGCTACCGCTATGGATCTTTCCCAAAACTCAGTCAGAAACCGGCCTGTTGGGCTGAAGCAGCCTGAAGTGGGCAGGTTAATCCATGAGCTGCGGCAACTGACCAATTTAACTCAGGTGCAGCTTGCAGAGATACTCGGTGTGGCTTATGCAACCATCAATCGGTGGGAGAACGGCCACATTCAACCTTCACCGCTGGCACTAAAGCAGCTTCGCGGGCTAATTGATCAACTGAGCCACTTTTCCTCAGAAACGCTGCGATCAGGTAGCCAACATCTCCTAAAGCAGTCTTTCCCGTAGGAAGGATAGAGAGCGTGATCGATGGAGGGGAGAAGCCTGATGCTGGATTTTCAACGATTATTTGAATCAATACCAGAGTTATACCTCGTGTTGACCCTCGATTTTGTGGTTGTCGGGGGGAGTGATGCCCGCTTTCAGGCAACTAAAGTCAAACGAGAAGAGGTCATTGGCCGTCATTTGTTTGATATCTTTCTAGAAAATCCCCACGACCCGTATGCCAATGCGGCTCAGAATTTACGGGCGTCCCTCGAGAGCGTGCTGAAGAATTGCCAGCCTCATACGATGGAGCGGCTGCAGTATGGCATTTATCGCCCTGAATTTGAAGGAGGTGGGTTTGAGGAACGCTACTGGAAGGTGGTAAACTCGCCTATCTTTGATGAAGTCGGAGAATTGACGCACATTCTGAACCGAGCTGAGGATGTGACTGAGTTTGTGCAGATGCAGCAGCAGCGAGGGCATTTCCAGCAGGAGGTAGCCGCTGCCAAGCGGCAAGTTGAAGCGGTTTTGGCGAGCATCCAGGATGGGTTTTATGCCTGCGATCGCGATTGGCGGTTTACCTACGTTAACAATCGTCTGTGTGAAATGGTAGGGATGGCGCGAGAAGCGCTGTTGGGGCAAAGGATTTGGGATTTGTTTGCTGATCTGCATGACACCGATCTATATTGGCAATTTCATCAAGCGATGAGTGAGCAAATGTCCAGCCAATCTGAGTATTTTTACCCCCCCTGGGATCGCTGGTACGAGCATCGAGTTCATCCGACCCCCGAGGGACTGACAGGGCTGGCAACTGACATTACCGTTCGCAAGCGTGTCGAAGAACGGTTGCGCGAATCGGAAGAAAAATTTCGCACGTTCGCAAATACTATTCCGGTGTTGATGTGGCAGCAGGATACAGAAGGCAAGAACGTCTGGGTTAACCAGTATTTCATTGACTTTGCGGGCAAGACTGCCGAGGAAGTCAGCGGCAAAGGTTGGGAGAAACTACTTCATCCCAATGATGCCGAAAAGTTCGTCGCGAACTTTATGGAGGCAGTTCGGTTACGACAACCTTGGCACGGGCGTGTCCGCGCTCGGCGGCACGACGGCAGATGGCGTTGGCTAGAATCGTTCATACAGCCATTGTTTGGCTCGGACGGTATGTATCTCGGTCATGTCGGAGTTACACCGGATGTAACAGCCACTGTCGAAGCCGAAGAAGCACTGCGCGAGAATATGGACGAGTTGACTCGATTTAACCGTGTCGTTGTCGGGCGCGAGTTACGGATGATCGAACTGAAAAAGGAAGTCAACGAATTGTTGGTGCGGCAGGGCAGCGAACGGCGGTATCCGTTGGAATTTGAATTACCGGAAGAAGGAAATTCAAAATAATGTCGAACACAAAGAGAGAGTATAGTGACAATGACGCTCGGGATGCGGTATTGGATTTTCTCATCGGGGGTGGTGAGATGGCCAAGCTGATTCGTGAAAAGGACTGGTCGAAAACGCCGCTTGGCCCGATTGAAGGCTGGTCGCAAGCTTTGCGAACGACGGTTAGCCTCGCGCTCAATTCCAACTTTCCGATTAACATCATCTGGGGTCCAGGGCGCGTCCAAATCTACAATGATGGCTACTGGCCCCTTTGCGGCGACAAACACCCTCATTCGATGGGACAGGATTACAGAGAGTGCTGGTTTTCGGCGTGGGATGCGCTCAGGATTCCGTTTGAAAATGCCAGCTGCGGGCAGACCGATTTTCTCGTCAACCAGCGGATGTTTCTCGACCGCAAAGGCTATCTCGAAGAAACGTTTTTCACATTTTCGCTGTCACCGATTCGTGATGAAACAGGGAATGTGGGGGGGCTATTCCATCCGGTCACAGAGTTAACGCAGCAGATGCTTGCCGAGCGTCGGCTCAAAGCCGTGCGGGATTTGGCTGACGATACAACTGAAGCGAAAACGGTCGCTCAAGCTGGACGGTTGATTGCCGAATCGCTCGCCGATGATTCACTTGACGTGCCGTTCGTGCTGCTTTACCTACTCGACGCGGAAGGGAAAACGACTCATTTGGCTGGAAGCACAGGACTTGCACCGGATTCCGCCGCTATCCTGCCCCTAATTGCGCTCGACGATCCAGTGCAGATGTGGGAGTTAGCGCAGGCGGCACGAGAACGGCAAATCGTCGAACTGAACGAGCTTGAGCAACAATTCGGGCAGACGCTTGCTTGCTCGCCGTACCCCGAATCCGTGCGCGAAGCGTTTGTTCTACCGATTAACGTCTCTGGGCTGCAACATCCAATCGGTCTACTGGTAACGGGG contains:
- a CDS encoding tyrosine-type recombinase/integrase → MNPKSADEILRETCDRLGLVGVSTHSFRRTALTQMSSAGIPLRVIQQISEHRSLQALQRYLEVTEIQMEGAIAVLSF
- a CDS encoding helix-turn-helix domain-containing protein, whose protein sequence is MDLSQNSVRNRPVGLKQPEVGRLIHELRQLTNLTQVQLAEILGVAYATINRWENGHIQPSPLALKQLRGLIDQLSHFSSETLRSGSQHLLKQSFP
- a CDS encoding PAS domain S-box protein — encoded protein: MLDFQRLFESIPELYLVLTLDFVVVGGSDARFQATKVKREEVIGRHLFDIFLENPHDPYANAAQNLRASLESVLKNCQPHTMERLQYGIYRPEFEGGGFEERYWKVVNSPIFDEVGELTHILNRAEDVTEFVQMQQQRGHFQQEVAAAKRQVEAVLASIQDGFYACDRDWRFTYVNNRLCEMVGMAREALLGQRIWDLFADLHDTDLYWQFHQAMSEQMSSQSEYFYPPWDRWYEHRVHPTPEGLTGLATDITVRKRVEERLRESEEKFRTFANTIPVLMWQQDTEGKNVWVNQYFIDFAGKTAEEVSGKGWEKLLHPNDAEKFVANFMEAVRLRQPWHGRVRARRHDGRWRWLESFIQPLFGSDGMYLGHVGVTPDVTATVEAEEALRENMDELTRFNRVVVGRELRMIELKKEVNELLVRQGSERRYPLEFELPEEGNSK